Below is a genomic region from Sorghum bicolor cultivar BTx623 chromosome 9, Sorghum_bicolor_NCBIv3, whole genome shotgun sequence.
GGTTTAGCAGCAGGGACAACAAACAACAATAACTACAACATTGCGGTATCATCTGCGTTGATAGATTTTATTACTGCAAAATTGATCCCAGCAGCACTATCGGTAATTACGGTAGACAGGAGTGTACATGCAGCTCTCTGCATATTTCACCAGGTCTCTTGGGGGAGGCAGACGTGTCGCCAAACCTGCAGAGGGAAGTTGATGATGTCAGATCAGGCAGGTATGAGACTTTGGTGGTGAATGCCAAGATGTGGAATGGTGTCTGCAAAGCAAAACAGAGGACGTGCGTACCAAGTTCATAAGCTTTTGCAGCCACGGCTGCAGCAATGCGCGCAGAGATCTTTCTAATGTTGGTGAAGGGTGGGAAGATCGATCCCTTGTCAAAGTTCTCCTGTGTGGCCTGACCAGCTAGTGCTTCCGCTGTTCCAATGAATGAAACATGAGATTGGTCCGTAGTCTCATCAAGGTATGAAAAACGATTTTTTTTATGCCCAACAGTTTCCATTTGGAGCTACTTACAGGCGGCAAGAAGCATGTCCTCGTGGACACGGATGGCTCCAGAAATAACAAGACCAAGGCCGAATCCAGGGAAAATGTAGGCATTGTTCGCCTGTTGTAAATAGCACAGTTGAGTTAGCAATAAACAATATGTCTTGCGGGTGTTCACACCAGCAGATTGCATTGCCTAGTAGGATTTAATATAAAAAACAAGTTCTACCTGGCCCGGCACAAAAATCTTCCCATCGTACTCCACAGGGTCAAATGGACTGCCACTGGCAAATATCGCACGACCCTGAACATAAAGTTTAAATAAAGAGATATGAGTTGCAAACTACAGGGTAGAGACCCCACAAGTTTCTTTCTAGAAATCGgctacttcttttttttttgtccaaTTAGATCACATTTTAATAAACAGGAAACTGAGCACGGCTTGTAGTTGTAGTGATGGCTACATTCAGAATGGTAGTCAGACAGTGCACAAAATGACAAATCTTTTGACTCGAGTGGACCAATTCGCAGATCAAACTCTGCAAAAGATGATTAGACGGCTCACCTGAGTCCAGTTATATGCTTCTTCAGCAGTACATTCTGAATGTGAGGTTGGATTTGACAGTGAAAAGATGATAGGCCTCTGCATTTATAATTAGCAATATCAGAGGTTAGCTTTCCATCCTCACAATATACCACCTACAATGTcagaaaacagaaaaaaaatacCTCATTGAAGGAAGCCATGGCCTCAACAACTTCTTTTGTGAATGTTCTTCCAACTCCAGATGTCCCAATCAGAACTGTAGGTTTGATGGACTGCAGGATATGACGAAAGGTTAGTATATTCTCTTCTTTGAAAACAGCACAAACAGGACAGCTTTAAGTGAAGGCAGCAGCTGCTAATGAACTGAAGTACAACCTTAAATGCACAGGAGTGTGACTACCTGAACAGCATCATACAAGGTTGTCAAGGGCTCATGCTCATGTGCCCAAGGTTTTTTGAATGACTGAAGGGAGTTTTTCCGAGAGTCAACAATCAAACCCTGTATACAAAATATTGTGTTAGGACGTCAGATAAACATGTGAGCAAACATTGTACTAGCAACAGCACATTTTCCTTTGGTTACACACCTTTGAGTCCACCAGCCAAACCTTCTTGCGGCACTCTTCAATTGGAGTCTTCGTCTATAAATCGATCCGACCAGTACATATTAGAGTAAGAACTACGACAAAGGAAACCTGCCACCCATTCAGATACTAAAACTATGTAGCTAGTTACCTGTTTTGAAATCTCAAGAGCAATGAGTTCTGCAATACCAGTTCCAGCCTGAAATCAAATACATTACCAGAATCTTATGGATGGGTCTCCTTTCCTCGACAAAAAAATAATCTTACTAATGGTCACAATCCCACTTCAAAGATACTAGTACATAGTATGCTTTGACAGTTAGGTGACAAAGAAATATAACAGTTCACCAGGAGATGTTTTAACCAACCTCCCCAGCACCAAGGAATAAATAAGTGTGCTCTGCCAGGGTCCCACCAACCACCTTGAGTGCTGCTAACACACCTGCAAGGACCACTGATGCTGTGCCCTGCAAACATTCATATTTCCAAATTGGTACCAATCCCAAAAGGCAATAAACTGAAGGATGATGATCTCAATTAATTAAGGTTGCCCCCTGGTAtcagtaaaaataaaaataccatGAGTGGTTCCATTTACCTGGATATCATCATTGAAAACAAGATGGCTCTTGCTATATTTTGCAAGCAAATCAAAGGCATTATGGTTGGCGAAGTCCTCGAACTGTCCAAAGTTTACAGTGTTAAATTTTGGGATAAAGGGTAAATTGATCCGGCgtagcaaaagtacaatgttgagtctAACTCACCTGAACGAGGACTTTCTCACCGTAGATTTGCTTAACAGCAGCCATGAACTCTTCCATAAGCTCATGATACTCCTGCCATTAAGGAAAATGCATAGATAAGATCTCTAGTGTCACATTTTTGCCAATTCCTAACTGCCAGCAATCTCAACACAactacatacctcgccagttgCACGTTTTTGCCGGAGTCCAATGTAGAACTCATCATTAAGCAGTTTCTCATTGTTTGTGCCAACATCAATTGTGATAGGCAAACACTGCAACGTAATTTAGAATTCGCCAATTGAGATAACTTAGTTGTTTGTTGGTACCAAACAAACATTGAGATGCAACCAAAACGGGGCTAGAAAAGATATGATCGCTTACAGCTGATGGACGAACTCCTCCAAGAGCAGTGTATAGAGCAAGTTTGCCTACAGGAATTCCCATTCCCTATAGAAGAGTTCAATACAATATAAGCAAAGGACCACAAGTATAAGCAACTAATGAGACAATCATACCTGAGAACCCAAATCTCCAAGTCCCAAGATTCGCTCCCCATCAGTAACACAGATAACTTCAATGTTCCTATGTGGCCAGTTCCTTAGAACTTCTAGGACCTTCCCCCTGGAATGCACCTCGCGGTCAGTCCAGATCAAATAGGTAGATGGTAGAcagctatatattattgtaaagTTCAAGCAAAATAGGCACACATACTTGTCCCTCAGGCTGACATACAGACCCTGTGGTTGTCGAAAGATGGACCCATACTTCTGGCAGGCCTCACCTACAGTTGGTGTGTAAACCACAGGAAGCAGCTCCTCCACATTATCAATTAAAAGCTTGTAGAAAAGCCTCTCGTTCCTCTCCTGAAAAACAGGAGGTGTTAAGCACACTGATGCAACCAACCATTCATTCTAACTGAACATCTCAAATCAATTATGCTGGCTGTCGCAAGCTTTCATATAAGAGTAGATAGGATAAACTGGGGTTACCTGAAGGTCCATCATGGCCATATAGCGCTGCAAAGGGACCTGATACTGCCGCAGGTTGTGCATGATCTTCTTAACCTACATATACATTAAAGTGATCTTCAGTAAAATAAGAGGAAAGAAAGGTCAGCATAACAACAGATACTGTTCTAGCCAGTATTGTACTACATACTTGGAGTTGCTGAGGCACAACTGCAGGAGGAAGCAGCCCACGCAAGTGGTGTGCATCCCTCTCCTTCTCCGTGAAAGCAAGACCCTTGTTGTGATGGGGATCCCTCAAGAGAGTGTAACCGCTGATGTAGAAATAAGACACGTCAGCACATTTTTGAACCAAGTGAAGGAAACTTATTTATTGGAAAGAATTATGGTCGTAGATTCAAAGAAAAGCTTTGCAAGCAGCAGCGAACATTCTAGAGCCcagatatttttttttcttttatgggGTGACATGGTCATTTTGATGCACGTCCAAGGTTATCATTCACAGTAGATTACATGACAAATTTGATTTGGTAATATATTGCCATAATATGGTCGCAACCTAGTATCAATTTCCATCATATTTCACTGTCAAAGGCGTAGTGGAAGAAACCATACAAATTCATATCGCTGTGGGCCAGCTTAGAATATACTTGCATGTAACAGGAAAACCCCAAAGCAAAGCAGATAATTTCCATCTTTGCTCAACAACTCTGGACCTAACTCAGCATGAGTTCATCCGTGACTCCAACACGATTCAGAATTCTACAACGCCAAAAAAAATATCCGAATTCAGAATTCTACAACACCGCCAAAAAAAAACATTCCAATTCAGAATTCTACAACATGGCCAAAAAACATTtctgaaactgaaacttgcTAGAAACTGCCATGTGACATATATGGTGATTTAACAAATATAGACCATATCAGGCTGGAGCTTCTTAGTTATGCTGAAGCACGTTTCGATAAATTATTATTGAAAGAAACTAAAATAAAGGGCAAACTAAATGGTAAAATTGCCTTTGATGCAGCTAGTCAAGCACGCGTGCACTAATAAACAAAAGAACAAGCAATTAGATTTTCTTTTATAAGAACAAGCaattgtatttttttataaGAACAAGCAACTTAGATTTGACTAGATGCAACCAATTAGAAGCGgtttgtatatgtatatgtatatggtaGAGCTAGACAGCAAGAGCCCCAAGCATCAACAACTCCTAGACACACGTCAGCATCACACGGACGAAACCGCGTACCAACCCCGGatcaacaagaaagtttgaaccaAACCAGCAAAAGTAAACAAAATCCAGATCGGCGGCGCATCGAGACCTCCGCCCGCCCACCCACCGACCCAGATCCCAACCCAATTCCCGAATTCTCACACCCCTGCCGCGATTCGCCGGCTCACCTCGCGACGGAGAAGGCCCAGGGCATGATTGGCACCTCCTCGGCGGCACTGTCCTCGTCGTAGTGGTCCTCGACGAGGCCGCCGGCCCCGGCCACCAcctcctgctgctcctccttctccttctccgtCTCCGCGGCGGAGCCCATCGCGACCGCCTCCACCCGCCTCGGCGGCACGGCGCGCACCTTCGCCGCCGCGGCGCTCCTCCGCAAGGTGTTCCTGTAGGTCCGGCATCCGTCgcagctgctgccgccgccgaccTCGCTTCGTCCTCCTCCCCGCTTCCACTGCGGAGAATAAACAGATACATACACAACACACACAAGCTCAACTGGTGGTCAGGTGGTGGCAACTTCGGCTGGGGCTGGACGAGGAGAGTAGCCCCGCAATTGCGACGTCTAAACCGGGAATCATTAGCGGAGGGTAGGTGGTGTGGAAGGGTGGTTAGAGGCCGCTCGTGGAGTGGAACGTACCGCGGAGGCGGGGGAGGCCGGGGACGCGGCGGTGCGCGCGGAGATCATGGTGGCGTCGAGTTCGGCggatggagggagagagagagagagagagggaggcggGAGCGGCGCGGCAGTGGCAactggcggcctcctcctccctctACGGACTCACTCGGAGGCGCTGGCAGCGTGGAGAGGAATGCGGGTGGCGCCTGCGAGGGGCGTAAAAAGGGAAGCGAGAGGGGGCTCGGCTCGGGGCGGTGCGCGTTGTAGTTTTCCGCGTGTGCCGCGCACGTGGACGGGGCCGCGGTGGGGTCGAGTTGGGAGAGAAGGCGCTGCGGCCAGCGTAAAGATGGCAATGGTACGTTTTTGCTCGGTAAGGATATAGGTCAACTTCTCTACCGTGGGTTGTTAAtggagcaaaagctagatccAGCGAGTTTATGGGCATAAGTCTAGGTGTGTAGTATCCAAATCCGCAAACCCATGAATTTTTTTAAACCCGGTTCATCATATCATCATACAATATAATTAGTACATAAAGTACAAAATGCAAGAAAAATAAACAAAATAGAGAACATGCATGCTCCATAGTTTTTTTAGTAGAAGCTCCTTATGTGAAAGCTGCAGCTAGCTAGCGTGTCTTAGTGCATGCACTCAGTTCATCTGGACTTAAAGATATGACAGATGTTGGCACCGAGCATTAGCAGGTCATGGCCCAGTGCATGCTAGAGGTGAGTGTTTGTGTCACAACTCGCAAATTTCTAGTGCGGAGGTGCAATAACACATAACATGAATCCCACATTGCCAATTGATTCAACTTTAAGTATTTTGGTGCGCTATAGAGTAGACTTGCTTACTTGACTGGATGACCATCTTATGACATGTTGTGATGGGCACGGGCAACCCGTTAACTACCCGTGACCCGATGGGCATAGGTTTGGGCACAAAATCAAACCCATGACGAGTCATGGGTTTTTAGTAGGCACATTTTATATTAATGGGCATGGGTTTGGGATGACAAAACCCAGCGGGTTTGTACCCGTTGTCATCTTTAGGCCAGCGGGCTGCGTTGGCGGCTGCGCACCCCGTTCCCccgttttaggccttgtttagttcaccccaaaaaccaaaaaattttcaaaatttcctggcatatcgaatctttcggcacatatatgaagcattaaatttagacgaaaataaaaactaattgcacagtttaactgtaaatcgcgagacgaatcttttgattctagttagtccatgattggacaatatttaccacaaacaaacgaaaatgttacagtaccgaaatccatttttttttatctaaacaaggccttagccgaCGGGATGATTTGTTCGCTGaaccttggccttgtttagttcatgcaaaaactaaatttttttcaaaatttctagtCACATTATACAATTTgcttgtaaatcgtgagacaaatcttttagataattagataatatttgttaaataaaaacaaaatgctaccgtgtcaaaatccaaaaacttttagtAGAAGTTTTAcgtcttaggtcttgtttagttcacctcaaaaaaatttttaaaaaaaatcaagattctccgtcacatcgaatcttatgacacatgcatggaacattgtatatATTCTCTCCTACAATTGGGAACGCGGGGCTCCGTTCCCAGACTATCCACGTTAGTAAAAAAAATTTCAATCGTTTGATCTCCGTTTAACGCCTTCGATTTACTACATCGTAGCCCACCGTGGTCGTTCTCTAGaaacttcgtgctttctcacgAACCCACATCATAGAAGGGGTCAAGGGGAccgcagtaaaatatctccttcTCCCTTCCTCCGGCTCTCCCGTGCGACGATGCAACGGCCGAGGGTGGCGGCTCTCCGGCGTGGATGGGGCACCGACGGTGGCAGTCCTCCCtccttctctctactctctctctctcttcgtcGCTCCCTCCTCTCCCCGTGCGCCGACACACCAGTCGGCTCCTCCAAGGCGGCGGCGCACCAGCGGCGCTGGTGGGCGACTCTCACTCCCTCCTCTCCCCGTGCACTGGCACACCAGCCAGCTCCTCCAAGGCGGCGGCGCTGGCAGGCGATCCCGATGAACGCAGCTGCCGGTCATCCCTCACTCCCCCTGCACAGTGTTCGTGCGGCTCTGCTTTTCCTCGATCCGTCTGCTCCTGGTTtgctctctctccctccttaCTCTATAGTGAATCTGCCATGTACGGTGTCATGGCTTTGCAATTTCGATCTTGGAGGTGCCGCTGCCCCTTGTGTGCATGCCACAGCAAACCCTAGCTATTGTGCTCTCAATTCTGTGCTTATCTCGGCTGATCTTCTGTCATTGTACTTTGTGGATATGCTCTGTGGGGTTAAAAAATCCTTTTCAATACAGCTACCATGGCAGTAACGTGAAAAGTTTTGCCTCACTTTTTGATGTTCCAATTAGGTTCCAATGAACATGACGTTTGCTGTAATCTACATGGTGGCCGTTttgggaaagaaaaaaaaaaggtgcgCTCTATTTCTAGACCATCTTCCTATAATTATGGAGTCAACCCTTCTTTTATTGACATACTTTTTAGATTAATATACTTGGAGTCCAATATATTCACATATCTAGGCAAACTCTGAATTTTGCTACCTGTATTATCAAAACTTTTGAGTCCTCACAAATTGAGTTTCGATTTTTTACTCACAAATTTGTAAATTTCTGATATGATGGTAGTAATTATTATTAAAAGTTTTAATAATGTTTCAACAATATTTGCATAATGTAGTCTGCTCTTTACTGTATTTTGATTGATGAATAATTGTCCCATTTCATACAATGGGCAAACTATTCCTCAGTCTCCTATTATTGATTCCTAACAAGACTATAACAAGTACTTAATAGGCGCTATGCTCCTGCAATATTATTTCTCGCAACTCAACTCCCTTTCCAGTTGTATGTATTGTTGTTATATCCATTGGTTACTCATAGCTTCTTTGTTCTTTCTTTCCAGGCACAATATTCCTGCAATGTTATTTTTCTTCAACGGTTCCTGGTGGACCTATGCTTACTCATAGCCTCTTTGTTCTGGTATTCCATTTTTTGGGATTCCATATGTTACTA
It encodes:
- the LOC8084718 gene encoding NADP-dependent malic enzyme, chloroplastic — protein: MISARTAASPASPASAWKRGGGRSEVGGGSSCDGCRTYRNTLRRSAAAAKVRAVPPRRVEAVAMGSAAETEKEKEEQQEVVAGAGGLVEDHYDEDSAAEEVPIMPWAFSVASGYTLLRDPHHNKGLAFTEKERDAHHLRGLLPPAVVPQQLQVKKIMHNLRQYQVPLQRYMAMMDLQERNERLFYKLLIDNVEELLPVVYTPTVGEACQKYGSIFRQPQGLYVSLRDKGKVLEVLRNWPHRNIEVICVTDGERILGLGDLGSQGMGIPVGKLALYTALGGVRPSACLPITIDVGTNNEKLLNDEFYIGLRQKRATGEEYHELMEEFMAAVKQIYGEKVLVQFEDFANHNAFDLLAKYSKSHLVFNDDIQGTASVVLAGVLAALKVVGGTLAEHTYLFLGAGEAGTGIAELIALEISKQTKTPIEECRKKVWLVDSKGLIVDSRKNSLQSFKKPWAHEHEPLTTLYDAVQSIKPTVLIGTSGVGRTFTKEVVEAMASFNERPIIFSLSNPTSHSECTAEEAYNWTQGRAIFASGSPFDPVEYDGKIFVPGQANNAYIFPGFGLGLVISGAIRVHEDMLLAASEALAGQATQENFDKGSIFPPFTNIRKISARIAAAVAAKAYELGLATRLPPPRDLVKYAESCMYTPVYRNYR